One stretch of Streptomyces sp. 135 DNA includes these proteins:
- a CDS encoding FAD-dependent monooxygenase has protein sequence MSPSAKAGRALVVGLGISGMATALRLRQAGWEPVAVERAPARRSGGYYIVLFGSGIASARRLGVLEGIGDRGGPQIALYDVDRSGNRRPRVNLGSLAGGPRPLLRGDVERGLFAALPDDVEIRFSTVPTRIVQDESGAYVRLRDTEADTTLEERFDLVVGADGMRSTVRGLAFEPKRYLYPLNYMIGVTLLDGPVDGFGLSEGLILAEPGRSAWVFPFADRAPSLLFSYRTHDVDAEFGRPSAESIRAAFGPEPTGPLLEGLLARYERAPDSLFDSVQQVRMPSWCRGRVVLIGDAAWCMTLYSGMGVSAGIAGGELLGTMLQRHRGDVSGALRAWEERMRPFVRAQQDSALVTGRRMFTPLDRKELIMRAGVSRLMRAPGLGKTICRKLLDSKDMRAKNADVAAPWA, from the coding sequence ATGTCACCTTCAGCAAAGGCAGGCCGGGCACTGGTGGTCGGTCTCGGGATCTCGGGCATGGCCACCGCTCTGCGATTGCGTCAGGCCGGTTGGGAGCCGGTCGCGGTCGAACGGGCTCCCGCCCGGCGTTCGGGCGGGTACTACATCGTCCTGTTCGGCTCCGGCATCGCCTCGGCGCGGCGGCTGGGCGTACTGGAGGGGATCGGTGACCGCGGCGGGCCGCAGATCGCTCTGTACGACGTCGACCGGAGCGGCAACCGTCGTCCCAGAGTGAACCTGGGGTCGCTGGCCGGAGGGCCCCGGCCGCTGCTGCGAGGTGACGTGGAGCGGGGATTGTTCGCGGCGTTACCGGACGATGTGGAGATCCGCTTCTCCACCGTGCCCACCCGCATCGTCCAGGACGAGTCCGGCGCGTACGTCCGCCTGCGCGACACCGAGGCCGACACCACCCTCGAGGAGCGCTTCGACCTGGTCGTGGGCGCCGACGGCATGCGCTCCACGGTGCGCGGGCTGGCGTTTGAGCCGAAGCGCTACCTGTATCCGCTGAACTACATGATCGGCGTCACACTCCTGGACGGGCCGGTCGACGGCTTCGGCCTGTCCGAGGGGCTGATCCTGGCCGAACCGGGGCGTTCGGCGTGGGTTTTCCCTTTCGCCGACCGGGCACCGAGCCTTCTGTTCTCGTACCGCACCCATGACGTGGACGCCGAGTTCGGCCGCCCGTCGGCCGAGTCCATCCGTGCCGCGTTCGGCCCCGAGCCGACGGGCCCACTGCTGGAGGGCCTGCTGGCACGCTACGAGCGGGCCCCTGACTCTCTGTTCGACTCGGTGCAGCAGGTACGCATGCCCAGCTGGTGCCGCGGAAGGGTCGTCCTGATCGGCGACGCGGCCTGGTGCATGACCCTGTATTCGGGCATGGGCGTCTCCGCCGGAATCGCCGGCGGTGAGCTGCTGGGAACCATGCTCCAACGTCACCGCGGCGATGTGTCCGGCGCGTTGCGGGCCTGGGAGGAGCGGATGAGGCCGTTCGTTCGCGCCCAGCAGGACAGTGCGCTGGTGACCGGACGCCGGATGTTCACCCCGCTGGACCGCAAGGAGCTGATCATGCGCGCCGGTGTGAGTCGCCTGATGCGCGCGCCCGGCCTCGGCAAGACCATCTGCAGGAAGCTGCTCGACAGCAAGGACATGAGGGCGAAGAACGCGGATGTCGCCGCGCCGTGGGCGTAG
- a CDS encoding serine hydrolase domain-containing protein, which yields MALSKNTRVGVVGIAAAAMAAAAFVTPAQAATDTPPAGSGHRATQRAMDAAVRAGIPGITAQARDARGVWKSASGVGDLKSGAPRGKDDKFRVGSITKTFVATVLLQMEAERKLSLDDKVDDHLPGLIRGNGNDGRAITVRQLLNHTSGLFDYLADEKYGKTYLKEGYLKHRYDTLSPGKHVKVALSHKPLFEPGARQAYSNTNYVLAGLIIEKAGGRTYEDEVRDRIIKPLGLKDTSNPGNSIHLPRPSSRGYSKLFEAKPERIDDITEMNGSQGWADGDIISTAGDLNRFYRALLGGKLLPPKQLKAMKTTAVTPEPSDISYGLGLTRIETSCGTTLWGHGGGMVGWLSMAVTTEDGRHQLAFNYNGDWDATSMQRITEAEYCGAPR from the coding sequence ATGGCGTTGAGCAAGAACACGAGGGTCGGCGTGGTGGGCATCGCGGCGGCGGCGATGGCGGCCGCGGCTTTCGTGACGCCCGCCCAGGCAGCGACGGACACACCTCCCGCGGGGTCCGGTCACCGGGCGACGCAGCGTGCCATGGACGCGGCCGTACGGGCAGGCATCCCCGGCATCACGGCTCAGGCGCGTGACGCCCGTGGCGTCTGGAAGTCTGCGTCCGGCGTGGGCGACCTGAAGTCGGGTGCGCCGCGCGGCAAGGACGACAAGTTCCGCGTCGGCAGCATTACCAAGACGTTCGTGGCGACCGTCCTGCTCCAGATGGAGGCGGAGAGGAAACTCAGCCTCGACGACAAGGTGGATGACCACCTGCCGGGCCTGATACGGGGCAACGGCAACGACGGCCGCGCCATCACCGTCCGGCAGCTCCTCAACCACACCAGCGGTCTGTTCGACTACCTGGCCGATGAAAAGTACGGCAAGACGTACCTGAAGGAGGGCTACCTCAAACACCGTTACGACACTCTGTCGCCCGGGAAGCACGTGAAGGTGGCGCTCTCCCACAAGCCGCTTTTCGAACCCGGCGCCAGGCAGGCGTACTCCAACACCAACTACGTCCTGGCCGGGCTGATCATCGAGAAGGCCGGCGGAAGGACGTACGAGGACGAAGTCCGCGACCGCATCATCAAGCCGCTGGGGCTGAAGGACACGTCCAACCCCGGCAACAGCATCCACCTGCCCCGCCCCAGCAGCCGCGGCTACTCCAAGCTGTTCGAGGCGAAGCCCGAACGGATCGACGACATCACCGAGATGAACGGGTCGCAGGGCTGGGCCGACGGCGACATCATCTCCACCGCGGGTGACCTGAACCGCTTCTACCGTGCCCTGCTGGGGGGCAAGCTCCTGCCGCCGAAGCAGCTCAAGGCGATGAAGACCACCGCTGTCACGCCTGAACCAAGCGACATCTCCTATGGACTGGGCCTCACCCGCATCGAGACGAGCTGCGGCACGACGCTCTGGGGCCACGGCGGAGGCATGGTCGGCTGGCTCTCCATGGCCGTGACCACCGAGGACGGACGGCACCAGCTCGCCTTCAACTACAACGGGGACTGGGACGCGACGTCCATGCAGCGGATCACCGAGGCCGAATACTGCGGCGCGCCCCGCTGA
- a CDS encoding DUF6000 family protein, giving the protein MAVSRRTGFREHLGELLPASEVCCAGLAYCVPLAVFGTPGGRRPG; this is encoded by the coding sequence ATCGCCGTTTCCCGCCGGACCGGGTTCCGCGAGCACCTCGGGGAGCTTCTGCCGGCGAGTGAGGTGTGCTGCGCGGGCTTGGCGTACTGCGTGCCTCTGGCCGTCTTCGGCACACCGGGGGGACGCCGACCGGGTTGA
- a CDS encoding transposase has product MEPATARAAGGRAGRVGDRPLDRARVAAYQEGAVNTCAWIVFLDESGVSLLPQICLSYSPRGQTPLLRHRLNWKRASMAGALGYHSTDPDRGARLCFHLKPGGYDTAGLIEVLEQMKVFYRGERVVLVWDGVSAHWSRPMRAWVAGQDWLTLERLTAYAPELNPVELLWSSLKKRELANLASDQIAQGKHHTQALLCLARRRADVLFAMLRDGTFYESRPTAVA; this is encoded by the coding sequence ATGGAGCCTGCAACGGCCCGAGCGGCGGGCGGTCGAGCGGGACGAGTCGGAGATCGCCCGCTGGATCGCGCACGAGTGGCCGCGTATCAAGAAGGGGCCGTGAACACATGTGCCTGGATCGTCTTCCTCGACGAATCAGGCGTCTCCCTGCTCCCTCAGATCTGCCTCTCCTACTCGCCCCGAGGGCAAACTCCGCTCCTGCGGCACCGACTGAACTGGAAGCGCGCGTCGATGGCCGGGGCCTTGGGCTACCACTCCACCGACCCTGATCGCGGGGCCCGCCTGTGCTTCCACCTCAAGCCCGGCGGCTACGACACCGCCGGACTCATCGAGGTCCTGGAGCAGATGAAGGTGTTCTACCGCGGCGAGAGGGTGGTCCTGGTCTGGGACGGAGTGTCCGCCCACTGGAGTCGGCCGATGCGGGCCTGGGTCGCCGGACAGGACTGGCTCACCCTGGAACGATTAACCGCCTACGCACCCGAGCTCAACCCGGTGGAACTGCTGTGGTCCTCACTCAAGAAGCGTGAACTCGCCAACCTCGCCAGCGACCAGATCGCCCAGGGAAAGCACCACACCCAGGCCTTGCTCTGCCTCGCCAGACGACGAGCCGACGTCCTGTTCGCCATGCTCCGCGACGGAACCTTCTACGAGTCCCGGCCTACCGCAGTGGCATGA
- a CDS encoding winged helix-turn-helix domain-containing protein, producing the protein MGTRDRRGGELCDAQIPKPGEIRAPQVVTRATGVVLSRASVWRMLTGRLGWSLQRPERRAVERDESEIARWIAHEWPRIKKGP; encoded by the coding sequence ATGGGGACTCGTGACCGCCGAGGTGGGGAATTATGTGACGCTCAGATCCCGAAGCCTGGGGAAATACGTGCCCCACAGGTCGTCACCCGGGCGACGGGGGTGGTGTTGTCGAGGGCGTCGGTGTGGCGGATGCTGACCGGCCGGCTCGGATGGAGCCTGCAACGGCCCGAGCGGCGGGCGGTCGAGCGGGACGAGTCGGAGATCGCCCGCTGGATCGCGCACGAGTGGCCGCGTATCAAGAAGGGGCCGTGA
- a CDS encoding YfbM family protein, whose protein sequence is MAVTQQLARIPEGYLAACRQSAAASPDGDPHWDPPAYDVLDLDWAPALLKRVGEVAGLKGSHLDALRRATDGDTALDLGFLDTHPHVIAPFGGAPTSLDVSQVECVSELLGQIDMPILLAALPTDERDAASLIDQVGSIAGGLRAYLLVHFNALRDFYLDAAKRHLHVVIWWD, encoded by the coding sequence ATGGCCGTTACTCAGCAGCTCGCCCGCATCCCCGAGGGGTACCTCGCCGCCTGCCGTCAGTCCGCCGCCGCGTCACCGGACGGCGATCCCCACTGGGATCCACCGGCGTACGACGTGCTGGACCTGGACTGGGCACCGGCTCTGCTGAAACGTGTCGGCGAGGTGGCCGGACTCAAAGGGTCCCATCTCGATGCTTTGCGCCGGGCCACCGACGGCGACACGGCTCTGGACCTCGGTTTCCTCGACACTCACCCGCACGTCATAGCCCCCTTCGGGGGCGCCCCCACCAGCCTGGACGTCTCTCAAGTGGAGTGCGTCTCCGAGCTGCTTGGCCAGATCGACATGCCCATCCTTCTCGCCGCCCTGCCGACCGACGAGCGTGACGCCGCATCCTTGATCGACCAGGTGGGCTCCATCGCCGGAGGTTTGAGGGCGTACCTGCTGGTGCACTTCAACGCCTTGCGCGACTTCTACCTCGACGCCGCCAAGCGACACCTGCACGTCGTGATCTGGTGGGACTGA
- a CDS encoding YncE family protein yields the protein MLRSFAGNRRFRVRLALGFVLAAMACTSAAAPSVPPPVPKPAAKSASGKGFPMRIVAYVANSGAGTVSTFDVRLERPIGTTTVGSGPTGVGAAPDGSHVYVANGLSDSVTFIETASRKPVATVPVGSYPFSATPSRDGRWVLVANWGSGNVSVIDTASRKAIATPSVGDLPHSIATLPDGTAYVTNSGSNNVTVLSKGHEPVAQIPVGDFPSGIAATVKGDRVYVANTGSGSISVIDPTTRTVTATWQVGKAPLGLAVSPDGLRLYAADSGDDALLVIDTASGGVLSRVPVGKTPQGVAVSPGGRRVWVTNEDSDTVSVVDPELATVRTTLRTGHQPEGIAITPR from the coding sequence ATGCTGAGATCCTTCGCAGGCAACCGCCGCTTCCGCGTCCGTCTGGCGCTGGGGTTCGTGCTCGCCGCCATGGCGTGCACCTCCGCCGCGGCGCCCAGCGTGCCGCCCCCCGTACCGAAACCGGCGGCGAAGAGTGCCTCCGGCAAGGGCTTCCCGATGCGCATCGTCGCGTACGTGGCCAACAGTGGAGCGGGTACCGTCTCCACCTTCGACGTCCGCCTGGAGCGACCCATCGGAACCACGACGGTGGGCAGCGGACCGACCGGCGTCGGCGCGGCCCCCGACGGCTCCCATGTGTACGTGGCGAACGGCCTGTCCGACTCCGTCACCTTCATCGAGACCGCCAGTCGCAAGCCCGTGGCGACCGTGCCGGTCGGTTCCTATCCGTTCTCGGCCACTCCGAGCCGCGACGGGCGGTGGGTACTCGTAGCGAACTGGGGCAGCGGAAACGTCTCCGTCATCGACACGGCCAGCCGGAAGGCCATCGCGACACCTTCGGTCGGCGACCTTCCGCACAGCATCGCCACCCTGCCCGACGGGACCGCCTACGTCACCAACAGCGGCAGCAACAACGTCACCGTCCTGTCCAAGGGCCACGAGCCCGTGGCCCAGATTCCCGTGGGGGACTTCCCCAGCGGCATCGCGGCCACGGTGAAGGGCGACAGGGTCTACGTCGCCAACACGGGTTCCGGCAGCATTTCCGTCATCGACCCCACCACCCGCACGGTGACAGCCACCTGGCAGGTCGGCAAGGCCCCGCTCGGCCTCGCCGTCAGCCCCGACGGACTGCGGTTGTACGCCGCGGATTCAGGGGACGACGCGCTCCTCGTCATCGACACCGCGAGCGGCGGCGTCCTGTCCCGGGTGCCCGTGGGCAAGACACCGCAGGGCGTGGCGGTCAGTCCGGGCGGCAGGCGGGTCTGGGTCACCAACGAGGACTCCGACACCGTCTCGGTCGTCGACCCGGAGCTGGCGACGGTAAGGACGACGCTGCGCACCGGTCACCAGCCCGAGGGCATCGCCATCACCCCCAGGTGA
- a CDS encoding group II intron maturase-specific domain-containing protein, which produces MAAPADFVSSTTCNGLRHTWRSRGWTAYYRPWSSKRAFKEVDRIVSGQLWQWASRQHRRKGRQWIAARYWDKRIPGSDNRWIFGEGSAYVKPAAMTRIVRHVPVLGTYSKDDPALAGYWTERAARRTKLGLENKFIQTLAVCQRDPS; this is translated from the coding sequence ATCGCCGCCCCCGCCGACTTCGTCTCCTCAACGACCTGCAACGGCCTTCGACACACATGGCGCTCCCGGGGCTGGACTGCGTACTACCGCCCCTGGAGCTCGAAGAGGGCCTTCAAGGAAGTCGATCGGATCGTGTCCGGCCAGCTCTGGCAGTGGGCGAGCAGACAGCATCGGCGGAAGGGAAGGCAGTGGATCGCGGCCCGGTACTGGGACAAGCGGATTCCCGGGAGCGACAATCGCTGGATCTTCGGTGAGGGTTCGGCCTACGTCAAACCCGCCGCGATGACCAGGATCGTCCGTCACGTGCCGGTCCTTGGAACCTATTCCAAGGACGATCCGGCGCTGGCGGGCTACTGGACCGAGCGCGCGGCCAGGCGGACCAAGCTGGGGCTGGAGAACAAGTTCATCCAGACCCTCGCGGTCTGTCAGCGCGACCCGTCATGA